In Polypterus senegalus isolate Bchr_013 chromosome 12, ASM1683550v1, whole genome shotgun sequence, the following are encoded in one genomic region:
- the LOC120540081 gene encoding myelin-associated glycoprotein-like isoform X1, with protein sequence MMVLQPGLAPLCLLLTAVCTNCQSWTLSVPHKISALQGSCVVVPCEVTYPGVPKSANEVTTIWYKNSDKKFNSKEQVVRWKEIGDIERRNCTLEIDQVENADAGQLQFRIEVKNVNSYSFKENLVTMELIDDPLEPKLNLPREVKAGDRVSASCEALHSCPSHPPQFTWRNIKGLNHVQHQRLQNGEWKSSSTLEFTPAIQDNDKTLTCSVEHRGGKIKESSERLNVKYQPRIQNSSSCSVNTTTVSCQCYVDSNPESKITWRVRNREMGSNSIDQKGTMTVGTLQAAFPLSRNVLCLATNSYGKHEMSLPLSLHEKPEIHNDSRCAINATSLFCICFVNSTPPVDIQWQLPGANLSSSITTKQGDMTTAILKDPITSSQSISCLAVNDYGRASMTFTVPKYEKPEIYNDSRCATNATGLFCICFVNSTPPVDIQWQLPGANLSSSITTKQGDMTTAILKDPITSSQGISCLAVNDYGRASMTFTVPKDDLMWYLFIALPSAAVLLIIVLVVVACRRRAGKNTADVNINYVNGKTSVDSEDNRNGEKSRYTSWETNEYQTDDQNIYCNEHPVYGNTEELQEMSHECSYSNTVEAEDIYANM encoded by the exons CTGTTTGTACCAACTGCCAATCCTGGACCCTGAGTGTTCCTCATAAAATATCAGCACTCCAAGGTTCCTGTGTGGTGGTCCCTTGTGAGGTCACTTATCCTGGTGTACCAAAATCGGCAAATGAAGTGACTACCATCTGGTACAAGAATTCAGATAAAAAGTTCAATTCCAAAGAACAGGTGGTCCGCTGGAAGGAGATTGGCGACATTGAGCGGAGGAACTGCACTCTGGAGATCGATCAAGTTGAGAATGCTGACGCTGGACAGCTCCAATTCAGGATTGAGGTGAAGAACGTGAACAGCTACAGCTTTAAAGAAAATCTAGTGACCATGGAATTAATAG ATGATCCCCTGGAACCCAAACTGAATTTACCCAGAGAAGTGAAGGCAGGTGATCGCGTTTCTGCCAGCTGTGAAGCCCTGCATAGCTGCCCAAGTCACCCTCCTCAGTTCACCTGGAGGAACATCAAAGGCCTAAATCATGTCCAGCACCAGAGATTACAGAATGGCGAGTGGAAATCATCTTCAACACTCGAATTCACTCCTGCCATACAAGATAATGACAAGACATTGACATGTAGCGTGGAGCACAGGGGTGGAAAGATAAAGGAAAGCTCTGAACGTCTGAATGTGAAAT atcAACCAAGGATTCAAAACAGTTCATCTTGTTCGGTCAACACCACGACTGTGAGCTGCCAGTGCTATGTGGATTCCAATCCGGAGTCTAAAATTACATGGCGCGTGCGAAACAGAGAAATGGGGTCTAACAGCATCGATCAGAAGGGAACGATGACTGTTGGAACTCTGCAAGCAGCGTTTCCTCTCAGCAGAAATGTTTTGTGTTTGGCTACAAATTCTTACGGAAAGCATGAGATGTCATTACCTCTGTCCTTGCACG aaaagcCAGAAATTCACAATGATTCCAGATGTGCCATCAATGCCACCAGCCTGTTTTGTATCTGCTTTGTCAACTCGACTCCCCCGGTGGACATCCAATGGCAGCTCCCTGGGGCCAACCTGTCGAGCTCCATTACCACAAAGCAGGGTGATATGACAACTGCCATCCTAAAGGACCCCATCACCTCAAGCCAGAGCATCTCCTGCTTGGCAGTGAATGATTACGGCAGAGCCAGCATGACCTTCACGGTCCCCAAATATG aaaagcCAGAAATTTACAATGATTCTAGATGTGCCACCAATGCCACCGGCCTGTTTTGCATCTGCTTTGTCAACTCGACTCCCCCGGTGGACATCCAATGGCAGCTCCCTGGGGCCAACCTGTCGAGCTCCATCACCACAAAGCAGGGTGATATGACAACTGCCATCCTAAAGGACCCCATCACCTCAAGCCAGGGCATCTCCTGCTTGGCAGTGAATGATTACGGCAGAGCCAGCATGACCTTCACGGTCCCCAAAGATG ATCTGATGTGGTACCTCTTCATAGCGCTGCCGAGTGCCGCTGTGCTCCTAATCATCGTTCTCGTTGTTGTGGCGTGCAGGCGGAGAGCTGGCAAAAACAC AGCGGATGTAAACATAAACTACGTTAACGGGAAAACTTCAGTTGACTCTGAGGATAACAGGAATGGTGAGAAGTCAAG GTATACCTCGTGGGAAACAAATGAATACCAGACAGATGATCAGAATATTTACTGCAATGAGCATCCTGTCTACGGAAACACTGAG GAGCTACAAGAAATGTCACACGAATGCAGCTATAGCAACACAGTGGAAGCTGAAGACATTTATGCTAACATGTGA
- the LOC120540081 gene encoding myelin-associated glycoprotein-like isoform X2 gives MMVLQPGLAPLCLLLTAVCTNCQSWTLSVPHKISALQGSCVVVPCEVTYPGVPKSANEVTTIWYKNSDKKFNSKEQVVRWKEIGDIERRNCTLEIDQVENADAGQLQFRIEVKNVNSYSFKENLVTMELIDDPLEPKLNLPREVKAGDRVSASCEALHSCPSHPPQFTWRNIKGLNHVQHQRLQNGEWKSSSTLEFTPAIQDNDKTLTCSVEHRGGKIKESSERLNVKYQPRIQNSSSCSVNTTTVSCQCYVDSNPESKITWRVRNREMGSNSIDQKGTMTVGTLQAAFPLSRNVLCLATNSYGKHEMSLPLSLHEKPEIYNDSRCATNATGLFCICFVNSTPPVDIQWQLPGANLSSSITTKQGDMTTAILKDPITSSQGISCLAVNDYGRASMTFTVPKDDLMWYLFIALPSAAVLLIIVLVVVACRRRAGKNTADVNINYVNGKTSVDSEDNRNGEKSRYTSWETNEYQTDDQNIYCNEHPVYGNTEELQEMSHECSYSNTVEAEDIYANM, from the exons CTGTTTGTACCAACTGCCAATCCTGGACCCTGAGTGTTCCTCATAAAATATCAGCACTCCAAGGTTCCTGTGTGGTGGTCCCTTGTGAGGTCACTTATCCTGGTGTACCAAAATCGGCAAATGAAGTGACTACCATCTGGTACAAGAATTCAGATAAAAAGTTCAATTCCAAAGAACAGGTGGTCCGCTGGAAGGAGATTGGCGACATTGAGCGGAGGAACTGCACTCTGGAGATCGATCAAGTTGAGAATGCTGACGCTGGACAGCTCCAATTCAGGATTGAGGTGAAGAACGTGAACAGCTACAGCTTTAAAGAAAATCTAGTGACCATGGAATTAATAG ATGATCCCCTGGAACCCAAACTGAATTTACCCAGAGAAGTGAAGGCAGGTGATCGCGTTTCTGCCAGCTGTGAAGCCCTGCATAGCTGCCCAAGTCACCCTCCTCAGTTCACCTGGAGGAACATCAAAGGCCTAAATCATGTCCAGCACCAGAGATTACAGAATGGCGAGTGGAAATCATCTTCAACACTCGAATTCACTCCTGCCATACAAGATAATGACAAGACATTGACATGTAGCGTGGAGCACAGGGGTGGAAAGATAAAGGAAAGCTCTGAACGTCTGAATGTGAAAT atcAACCAAGGATTCAAAACAGTTCATCTTGTTCGGTCAACACCACGACTGTGAGCTGCCAGTGCTATGTGGATTCCAATCCGGAGTCTAAAATTACATGGCGCGTGCGAAACAGAGAAATGGGGTCTAACAGCATCGATCAGAAGGGAACGATGACTGTTGGAACTCTGCAAGCAGCGTTTCCTCTCAGCAGAAATGTTTTGTGTTTGGCTACAAATTCTTACGGAAAGCATGAGATGTCATTACCTCTGTCCTTGCACG aaaagcCAGAAATTTACAATGATTCTAGATGTGCCACCAATGCCACCGGCCTGTTTTGCATCTGCTTTGTCAACTCGACTCCCCCGGTGGACATCCAATGGCAGCTCCCTGGGGCCAACCTGTCGAGCTCCATCACCACAAAGCAGGGTGATATGACAACTGCCATCCTAAAGGACCCCATCACCTCAAGCCAGGGCATCTCCTGCTTGGCAGTGAATGATTACGGCAGAGCCAGCATGACCTTCACGGTCCCCAAAGATG ATCTGATGTGGTACCTCTTCATAGCGCTGCCGAGTGCCGCTGTGCTCCTAATCATCGTTCTCGTTGTTGTGGCGTGCAGGCGGAGAGCTGGCAAAAACAC AGCGGATGTAAACATAAACTACGTTAACGGGAAAACTTCAGTTGACTCTGAGGATAACAGGAATGGTGAGAAGTCAAG GTATACCTCGTGGGAAACAAATGAATACCAGACAGATGATCAGAATATTTACTGCAATGAGCATCCTGTCTACGGAAACACTGAG GAGCTACAAGAAATGTCACACGAATGCAGCTATAGCAACACAGTGGAAGCTGAAGACATTTATGCTAACATGTGA